One Oryza glaberrima chromosome 10, OglaRS2, whole genome shotgun sequence DNA segment encodes these proteins:
- the LOC127785768 gene encoding carnosic acid synthase-like, with protein sequence MREEVARELARRVSDASAGGTLVSVAREAFAAVAGVLWRSMFSEDMDAATTRQLRDVIEEAVVVAGAPNLSDYFPVIAAADFMGVRRRMDNLVGWVYGIIDVQIDRRRRRRIVCEPRKNDLLDVAFDMEGEVEGEGWVMNQDTMRGMFMDLLFAGSGSTSSTIEWAMAELLQNPKSMIQLQEELKGLIGTKTHVAESDISQLPYLQAVIKETLRLHPTVPIAFNKAEATVEIQGYKIPQGTTVYVNIWAICRRAKIWDDLDKFMPYRFLGRDINFLGTNFEFIPFGAGRRICLGMPLAEGMLHACI encoded by the exons AtgcgggaggaggtggcgcgTGAGCTCGCGCGCCGCGTGTCCGACGCGAGCGCCGGGGGCACGCTGGTGTCGGTGGCACGCGAGGCGTtcgcggcggtggctggcgtgCTGTGGCGGAGCATGTTCTCTGAGGACATGGACGCCGCGACGACGCGGCAGCTGAGGGATGTTatcgaggaggcggtggtggtcgccggAGCGCCGAACCTGTCCGACTATTTCCCGGTGATCGCTGCCGCTGACTTCATGGGCGTGCGGCGAAGGATGGATAATCTCGTCGGGTGGGTGTACGGCATCATCGATGTGCAGatcgaccggcggcggcgccgccgcatcgtCTGCGAGCCTCGCAAGAATGACTTGCTGGATGTGGCGTTTGACATGGAAGGAGAAGTGGAAGGCGAAGGATGGGTGATGAACCAAGACACCATGAGGGGAATGTTCATG GATTTGCTCTTCGCTGGAAGCGGCTCGACCTCAAGTACAATAGAGTGGGCAATGGCAGAGTTACTGCAAAATCCAAAGTCCATGATACAACTTCAAGAGGAGCTCAAAGGCCTTATTGGCACAAAAACTCACGTTGCAGAATCAGACATCAGCCAGCTTCCTTATCTCCAAGCTGTCATCAAAGAGACCCTCCGGCTTCACCCAACTGTTCCAATAGCATTCAACAAGGCTGAGGCCACAGTAGAAATCCAGGGCTACAAGATACCTCAGGGAACAACTGTATATGTGAATATATGGGCAATTTGTAGGAGAGCTAAGATTTGGGATGATCTGGACAAGTTCATGCCATACAGGTTCTTGGGTAGAGATATAAATTTTCTAGGAACCAATTTTGAGTTCATACCGTTTGGTGCTGGACGACGCATCTGCCTTGGGATGCCATTAGCAGAAGGGATGCTGCATGCCTGCATCTGA